Proteins from a single region of Sporosarcina sp. P33:
- a CDS encoding OsmC family protein produces the protein MTTIQQINGEFSIANGNGIQVIGKKAADEEGLSPIELLEASLGLCVAITIKRMLERDGIEVPEDELFVKVAAKKAIKGPSRIEQCVVNVRFPELIASDYRKKLLLSAERACTIGNTLKESVVIRTQELI, from the coding sequence ATGACAACGATTCAACAAATTAATGGAGAGTTTAGTATTGCTAATGGGAATGGAATTCAAGTCATAGGGAAGAAGGCAGCTGATGAAGAGGGTCTTTCTCCGATTGAGCTTCTTGAGGCATCTCTAGGACTGTGTGTTGCGATTACGATAAAGAGAATGTTGGAAAGGGACGGTATTGAAGTACCGGAAGATGAGCTTTTTGTAAAGGTTGCGGCCAAGAAAGCAATAAAAGGACCTTCTCGTATAGAACAATGTGTTGTAAACGTTCGGTTTCCTGAATTGATTGCTTCCGATTATAGAAAAAAATTGCTATTGTCTGCTGAAAGGGCTTGTACGATAGGTAATACGCTTAAAGAAAGTGTAGTTATTCGGACACAAGAGTTAATCTAG
- a CDS encoding cytosine permease: protein MENKMEQLSKAQTDDFAITPVPASYRKSPLNIAVTSCAWVISLSTIVTGGALIQGLNFSGALLAAIFGMLILAVYGFFQGMMGAKYGISTTVLARQAFGRHGASLFGIVLALTMGIGWFGWQVAFFGTTISEMFPGVWLAKPEVAVVWGGILMMLTAFIGYRGLAALSFIAVPLVVILSIWGIVNAVNYSGSWSNLMAFEPSGDPMTIFDGITIVVGNAALGAVVFPDVTRYARNAVSGGISASSGYFFGGVFCIIAGAAMAIAAQVPDVGSTPNIPAAMSKLGLGFFAFLILVFAQWTTNDNNLYTGSLGLRNVVKLPKKLLVILMGTTGIVIALLGIQDFFVPLLSFLGLYVPPIAGVMIADHWIVSAKIRKRHYQFGAGSTYSALNVVAIVSVVTGGLIASKLMFGIGALNSTVLAFILYIVLTYILTKLHIRYEFGEVKEESTGF from the coding sequence ATGGAAAATAAAATGGAACAACTATCAAAAGCACAAACAGATGATTTTGCTATTACCCCTGTACCTGCCTCTTATCGAAAATCGCCGCTGAATATAGCAGTGACGAGCTGTGCTTGGGTCATATCGCTATCAACGATTGTCACGGGAGGTGCGCTTATACAAGGGTTGAATTTCTCCGGCGCTCTTCTTGCGGCTATATTCGGGATGCTGATCTTGGCCGTGTATGGTTTTTTCCAGGGAATGATGGGGGCTAAGTACGGAATCTCCACTACCGTTTTGGCACGGCAAGCTTTTGGACGACATGGTGCCAGTTTATTTGGCATTGTGCTGGCTTTGACAATGGGAATCGGCTGGTTCGGTTGGCAAGTGGCCTTTTTTGGCACGACAATTTCTGAAATGTTTCCTGGCGTGTGGCTGGCGAAGCCTGAAGTTGCCGTTGTTTGGGGAGGCATTTTAATGATGCTTACTGCTTTTATCGGTTACCGGGGCCTTGCTGCGCTAAGCTTTATCGCGGTTCCGCTCGTTGTCATTTTATCGATTTGGGGCATTGTAAATGCAGTGAATTATTCGGGGAGCTGGAGCAATCTGATGGCATTTGAACCGTCTGGCGACCCTATGACGATATTTGATGGTATTACGATTGTTGTAGGAAATGCTGCATTAGGCGCAGTGGTCTTTCCGGACGTTACCCGGTATGCCAGGAATGCAGTGTCAGGGGGCATTAGTGCATCGAGCGGCTATTTTTTTGGCGGTGTATTTTGTATCATTGCCGGAGCAGCGATGGCGATTGCGGCGCAAGTGCCAGACGTTGGATCGACTCCGAATATCCCCGCCGCCATGAGTAAACTTGGATTAGGCTTTTTCGCCTTTCTGATCTTGGTCTTTGCGCAATGGACAACGAATGATAATAATTTATATACCGGTTCGCTCGGGCTTCGCAACGTAGTGAAGCTGCCTAAAAAGTTGCTCGTCATACTGATGGGAACAACTGGCATTGTTATCGCGCTGCTGGGGATTCAGGACTTTTTTGTTCCGCTTTTATCATTTCTAGGGTTGTATGTTCCTCCGATTGCAGGTGTGATGATAGCAGATCATTGGATTGTGTCTGCGAAGATCCGTAAACGGCACTACCAGTTTGGCGCAGGCTCAACGTATTCTGCCCTAAATGTTGTCGCCATTGTGTCCGTTGTAACGGGCGGTTTGATCGCATCCAAGCTGATGTTTGGCATCGGTGCACTGAATTCAACGGTTTTGGCATTCATCCTATACATCGTATTGACTTATATTTTAACGAAATTACATATACGGTATGAGTTTGGAGAAGTGAAGGAAGAGTCGACAGGCTTTTGA
- a CDS encoding hydantoinase/oxoprolinase family protein, whose product MDNQQEQWVFGIDVGGTFTDVVVTGRDGKMISTKTPSTPDQSDGVMNGIVKVSELLGLDVREVLAGSPLIVHGTTVATNALLEYKGTKTGLLTTEGFRDEIEFRRAYKESVFSPRLEAPFQIVPRRYRIGIPERLDQTGQVLKKLDEHKVREAVRGFVREGIEAIAVCFLFSFLNPAHEIRVREIIQEEAPDMFVSLSCEVLPQIREFERVSTTIVNAFIGPAMQSYLEHLDERLRADGFAGELFVMQSNGGVQNVVQSARFAAGTLLSGPAGGVTAASLIGGKSGYENVITVDMGGTSYDVSVVEKLNPSITTESWISRYRVALPMMDIHTIGAGGGSIAWIDNGGALQVGPKSAGSNPGPACYGKGGEEPTVTDVNVFLGYINPENFLGGEMKLDRSLAEKAIRTRIAEPLGISTVEAALAISQIVNSDMSNAVQFVTTQRGHDPRNFALMAVGGAGAIHAGKQAEDLGINTVIVPSLAPVFCALGDVAANLKVTELRTSFERLKDVDLQAMNAAYEAMEQTAREKLGSQSVTDQYETRRFIDMRYAGEVHEVTVPVRSRTRRITELNLEATVADFHELHERMFAHKEIGHDIEILNLRLDLAGVREPVKMKEESFRQEDPSHALTSVRELHFDIETSKTPIYDGSLLESGNLIVGPAIIEQWGNTIIVYPGHEALIDAYRNCIIEVKQSAVSPQRGGNE is encoded by the coding sequence ATGGATAATCAGCAAGAACAATGGGTGTTTGGCATTGACGTGGGAGGCACATTTACAGATGTGGTGGTTACCGGACGCGATGGAAAGATGATATCAACGAAGACCCCTTCAACGCCGGATCAATCGGATGGAGTTATGAACGGAATAGTGAAAGTTTCAGAACTGCTGGGACTAGATGTCAGAGAAGTATTAGCCGGCAGCCCGCTAATCGTTCACGGGACAACCGTTGCCACCAATGCATTGCTGGAGTATAAAGGAACGAAAACTGGACTGTTAACGACAGAAGGATTCCGCGATGAAATTGAATTTCGTCGTGCTTACAAAGAAAGCGTATTTTCCCCAAGATTGGAGGCACCGTTTCAGATCGTGCCAAGACGATATCGGATTGGCATCCCGGAACGTCTGGACCAAACAGGACAAGTCTTAAAAAAATTGGATGAACATAAAGTTCGTGAAGCGGTACGCGGTTTTGTCAGGGAAGGGATTGAGGCGATAGCTGTTTGTTTTCTATTTAGCTTTTTAAATCCTGCCCACGAGATTAGGGTCAGAGAAATTATTCAAGAAGAAGCACCGGATATGTTTGTATCTCTTTCTTGTGAAGTTCTGCCGCAAATAAGAGAATTCGAGAGGGTCAGCACTACGATCGTCAATGCCTTTATTGGTCCAGCCATGCAGAGTTATTTAGAGCATTTGGATGAGAGGCTCCGCGCAGATGGCTTTGCCGGTGAATTATTTGTCATGCAATCCAACGGCGGTGTGCAAAACGTCGTGCAAAGTGCTAGATTTGCAGCAGGCACACTTCTGTCTGGGCCGGCAGGCGGAGTCACAGCGGCCTCCTTAATTGGCGGTAAATCAGGTTATGAAAATGTTATTACGGTAGACATGGGCGGAACAAGCTATGACGTTTCCGTAGTTGAAAAATTAAATCCGTCCATTACTACAGAAAGCTGGATCAGCCGTTACCGCGTTGCTTTGCCCATGATGGATATCCATACAATCGGAGCGGGCGGAGGAAGCATCGCCTGGATTGATAATGGAGGAGCCTTGCAAGTCGGCCCTAAAAGTGCCGGTTCCAATCCTGGTCCCGCTTGCTATGGTAAAGGCGGGGAAGAACCTACTGTAACGGATGTAAATGTATTTTTAGGCTATATCAATCCTGAAAATTTTCTGGGCGGAGAAATGAAGCTGGACCGCTCGTTGGCGGAGAAAGCTATTCGCACTCGTATTGCCGAACCGCTTGGAATTTCTACGGTGGAAGCTGCTCTTGCCATTTCACAAATTGTGAATAGTGATATGTCCAATGCCGTTCAGTTTGTTACGACACAACGAGGCCATGACCCGCGTAATTTCGCACTCATGGCCGTTGGAGGGGCGGGGGCTATTCATGCCGGTAAACAGGCAGAGGATCTCGGTATTAATACGGTCATCGTTCCTTCGTTAGCGCCAGTTTTTTGTGCGCTTGGCGATGTAGCGGCCAATCTGAAAGTGACCGAGCTGCGGACTTCTTTTGAGCGGTTGAAAGACGTTGATTTGCAGGCAATGAACGCTGCTTACGAGGCAATGGAACAAACTGCCCGAGAAAAGCTCGGCAGCCAATCTGTCACAGATCAGTATGAAACCCGCCGCTTTATTGATATGCGTTATGCGGGTGAAGTGCATGAAGTGACTGTTCCTGTAAGATCGAGAACCCGCCGCATCACCGAACTGAATTTGGAAGCGACAGTTGCTGACTTTCATGAGTTGCATGAAAGAATGTTTGCACATAAAGAAATCGGACATGATATTGAAATTTTAAACCTTCGCCTGGATTTAGCGGGTGTGAGAGAGCCTGTTAAAATGAAAGAAGAATCATTCCGGCAAGAGGATCCAAGCCATGCTTTGACAAGTGTGAGAGAACTGCATTTCGATATCGAAACGTCTAAGACACCTATATATGACGGCTCCTTGCTGGAATCAGGTAATCTGATTGTAGGGCCGGCCATAATTGAACAATGGGGCAATACCATCATTGTTTATCCTGGACATGAAGCATTAATTGATGCATACCGCAACTGCATTATCGAGGTTAAACAATCTGCTGTATCCCCGCAAAGAGGTGGGAACGAATGA
- a CDS encoding hydantoinase B/oxoprolinase family protein translates to MIQAQILYSKLQSISREMGYNLQRISRSPLLSQDRAFATALFTPELELAVQHQYEPEHLYAVKDSVAQLFDYFSFDIADGDVLIVADPYRGGTKGQSLTMAAPLFLEGELVLFPVIRAQMIDLAGEYPGGFHPEAFEIWQENVRITPIKLYKQGVLQADILNFLLSNSRMPSSFKADLEAMYTCLREAREQLEGLIESSGMEAVDSSIESLFQYSQNRVKNHISNLQDTEMAASVEFGITPDDRNTIAVRIQASADSLTVDVSESSAQSEKPINSPAALTKAFAVWPFLAMIADEVPINEGLMRSFTVLLKSGTICDPAFPAATALAPGITGHFLAEAVYRAIKSSGNADQFPPIYGTGPQAIFYPELGVNEETEPIVLVPGFPAAQQGFGPPALFGERLLVSAEELELYHGFKMISREWKNAGLEVVLENQEDDVYFNLLLPSGKDDRFGSVTIEREKSRKIEQSATNQHVKKGDLLVFVYAGKGQNE, encoded by the coding sequence ATGATTCAGGCACAGATTTTATATAGTAAGCTGCAGTCAATTAGCCGGGAAATGGGATACAATTTGCAGAGGATATCCCGCTCCCCGCTGCTGTCGCAAGATCGTGCATTTGCTACAGCCCTTTTTACGCCAGAATTGGAATTGGCTGTTCAGCATCAATATGAACCGGAGCATCTTTATGCAGTGAAAGACAGTGTGGCCCAGTTATTTGATTACTTTTCATTTGATATTGCGGATGGAGACGTGCTGATTGTTGCAGACCCATATAGGGGCGGAACGAAAGGGCAGTCTTTAACAATGGCGGCCCCTTTGTTTTTGGAAGGAGAGCTTGTTCTTTTTCCAGTAATCCGGGCGCAAATGATTGATTTGGCCGGAGAATACCCCGGCGGCTTCCATCCTGAGGCATTTGAAATTTGGCAGGAGAATGTAAGGATTACACCGATCAAGCTTTATAAGCAAGGAGTATTGCAAGCGGATATATTGAACTTCTTACTTTCGAACAGCAGAATGCCTTCTTCATTTAAAGCGGACCTGGAAGCCATGTATACCTGTTTACGGGAGGCACGGGAACAGCTGGAGGGACTGATTGAAAGCTCTGGGATGGAAGCAGTGGATTCATCCATTGAATCCCTTTTCCAATATAGTCAAAATCGGGTGAAAAACCATATATCCAATTTACAAGATACGGAGATGGCGGCATCTGTGGAGTTCGGAATCACGCCGGATGATCGAAATACGATTGCTGTCCGCATTCAGGCATCGGCAGATTCGCTTACAGTCGATGTAAGTGAATCGTCGGCCCAATCTGAGAAACCGATCAATTCGCCGGCTGCTTTAACAAAAGCATTTGCAGTTTGGCCTTTTCTTGCCATGATTGCCGATGAGGTGCCGATCAATGAAGGACTGATGCGCTCCTTTACCGTTTTATTAAAGTCAGGGACAATCTGTGATCCTGCATTTCCGGCTGCCACCGCCCTGGCACCTGGCATCACGGGCCACTTTTTGGCTGAAGCTGTGTACAGGGCAATCAAAAGCAGTGGGAATGCGGATCAATTCCCTCCAATTTACGGTACAGGTCCACAGGCCATATTCTACCCGGAACTCGGTGTGAACGAGGAAACGGAGCCAATCGTCCTTGTGCCCGGTTTTCCTGCCGCACAGCAAGGTTTTGGACCGCCTGCCCTATTCGGAGAGCGGCTGCTGGTCTCCGCTGAGGAATTGGAGCTGTATCATGGTTTTAAAATGATCTCGCGGGAATGGAAAAATGCCGGGCTGGAAGTCGTGCTGGAAAATCAGGAAGACGATGTCTATTTCAACTTGCTGCTTCCTTCAGGTAAAGATGATAGATTCGGATCTGTGACGATTGAGAGGGAGAAGTCGCGAAAAATAGAGCAAAGCGCAACAAACCAGCACGTGAAGAAAGGCGACCTCCTTGTCTTTGTGTACGCTGGAAAGGGGCAAAATGAATGA
- a CDS encoding hydantoinase B/oxoprolinase family protein, translating into MRNEDVILSQVVGGSLDAVAREMSATVTRTARSPLFNEAHDFTTGVFDLSGKKSRLVAQAPGCTLHLYAVVGAVDHLMDAFRYNLHPGDILLVNDPYHGGSHSLDWTIVMPVFYNRKPILLPAVRSHMGDNGGPVAGGYNPKSKDIWHDGLRIPPLKIYERGEKRQDVFDMIVANNRLSHWLEGDLNAMIGACKVAAERIQNMLDKYGEEKVVKAIDQRIQYTDKRVRDEIGSWPDGVYVGETFADHDFQGNRDIKVKASVTVEGSDLHIDFTGSSPQVKGFINSPLSNTTSFAFVAISTCCDEDIPINEGYMNPVTVTAPEGTVVNPRMPAPCGHATACVGAEIAEAVLQAISQCAPTRVGVNAHKLPLAYSHGKYEDGNPWVNLNFFGYTGGAGAAYETDGWGLYPPVMTGVTLPSIEMNEVQYPSRVLKHEYMIDFTGTGRWRGTPGLDVQIQHLTDSATSVMMAGVRNTTKGYCGGKDAPSNKVIVNYGTSQAQDVEETAFEVKMPPEGIIQFYRAGGGGWGNPFEREPAQVLDDVLNGFVSVEAALCDYGVVVDPVSRTVDIKATEQHRNASKDK; encoded by the coding sequence ATGAGAAATGAAGATGTAATTTTATCGCAAGTTGTCGGCGGTTCGCTTGATGCTGTCGCAAGGGAAATGAGTGCAACAGTAACCCGAACAGCCAGGTCTCCTCTATTTAATGAAGCGCATGACTTTACAACAGGGGTATTTGACCTGTCGGGAAAAAAGTCTCGGCTTGTCGCTCAGGCCCCGGGCTGTACACTGCATCTGTATGCAGTTGTTGGAGCTGTCGATCATTTGATGGATGCATTCCGCTATAATCTTCATCCAGGCGATATTCTGCTTGTGAATGATCCGTATCATGGAGGCTCACACAGCTTGGATTGGACGATTGTCATGCCTGTTTTTTATAATCGCAAACCCATACTATTGCCGGCTGTCCGAAGTCACATGGGAGATAATGGCGGGCCGGTTGCAGGGGGATATAATCCCAAGTCTAAGGATATTTGGCATGATGGTCTCCGGATACCTCCGCTGAAGATATATGAACGGGGGGAAAAGAGGCAGGATGTTTTTGATATGATCGTCGCGAATAACCGGCTTTCTCATTGGCTGGAGGGTGATTTGAATGCCATGATTGGTGCGTGTAAAGTGGCAGCTGAAAGAATTCAGAATATGCTGGATAAGTACGGGGAAGAAAAAGTAGTCAAAGCCATTGATCAGCGGATTCAGTATACCGATAAAAGAGTCCGTGATGAAATTGGCAGCTGGCCCGATGGAGTCTATGTCGGCGAAACGTTTGCGGATCATGACTTTCAAGGCAATCGCGATATTAAAGTCAAGGCTTCAGTCACTGTGGAAGGAAGTGATTTGCATATCGATTTTACCGGTTCTTCGCCGCAAGTAAAAGGCTTTATTAATAGTCCGCTTTCCAATACCACTTCATTCGCGTTTGTAGCCATCTCCACTTGCTGTGATGAAGATATTCCAATTAATGAAGGGTATATGAATCCGGTTACCGTAACAGCACCGGAAGGAACCGTGGTGAATCCAAGAATGCCGGCTCCGTGCGGACATGCTACGGCGTGTGTCGGCGCAGAGATTGCAGAAGCAGTGCTTCAGGCAATTTCCCAGTGTGCGCCCACTCGTGTCGGCGTCAATGCGCATAAATTGCCGCTCGCCTATTCACATGGTAAGTACGAAGACGGCAACCCGTGGGTAAATCTGAATTTCTTTGGCTATACGGGAGGAGCTGGCGCTGCGTATGAAACAGATGGCTGGGGCTTATATCCTCCCGTCATGACGGGTGTCACTTTGCCGTCCATTGAAATGAATGAAGTCCAATATCCAAGCCGGGTGTTAAAACATGAGTATATGATTGATTTTACAGGAACCGGACGCTGGAGAGGAACACCGGGACTGGATGTGCAGATTCAGCATCTGACAGACAGTGCCACCAGCGTCATGATGGCGGGTGTCCGTAATACAACTAAAGGGTATTGCGGCGGCAAAGATGCGCCATCGAATAAAGTCATTGTTAACTATGGAACATCGCAAGCTCAGGATGTCGAAGAAACCGCCTTTGAAGTAAAAATGCCCCCTGAAGGAATTATCCAATTTTACCGGGCTGGCGGCGGAGGATGGGGCAATCCCTTTGAAAGAGAGCCGGCCCAGGTGCTTGACGATGTTTTGAATGGATTCGTTTCTGTAGAGGCTGCTTTGTGTGACTATGGAGTAGTGGTAGATCCTGTATCTCGCACGGTTGATATCAAGGCTACAGAGCAGCATCGTAACGCTAGTAAAGATAAGTAG
- the thiO gene encoding glycine oxidase ThiO — MKTYDHIVIGGGVIGCSIAYRLAKEGVSVAVFDAGKAGQASMAAGGMLGAQNEFERENPLLDIALESRGMFPQLRDELLSNTGIDIELRTAGLIKTAATEQDRDELRRQYHFLSEKDPSIQWLEPEEVPEIEPCMTSRTAGAILLEKDHQVKAPLLAQAFLKAAIHAGAHVYEEAQAVRLLIQQDRIVGIDTSIGSFYATQVTVAAGAWSSHLLADTGFSLPVIPVKGECLSIRLAGPAPVKTVFAADGCYIVPKRNKEMLIGATSIPDSFDTSVTVRGILSLLQRASRLLPVLSDGEIHRTWAGVRPQAADHLPVMGAHPFIGGLNICTGHYRNGILLSPITGILMKDYVNGCQETHKQLTPFAPARFWCQVPVKF; from the coding sequence ATGAAGACATATGATCATATTGTTATAGGCGGAGGGGTAATTGGCTGTTCTATTGCTTACCGGCTGGCTAAGGAAGGCGTAAGTGTAGCTGTATTTGATGCAGGGAAAGCTGGACAGGCTTCGATGGCAGCAGGGGGAATGCTTGGTGCGCAAAATGAATTTGAGCGGGAAAATCCGTTGTTGGACATCGCGCTGGAAAGCCGGGGGATGTTCCCGCAGCTTCGTGATGAGCTGCTTTCTAATACGGGTATTGACATTGAGTTACGAACAGCCGGCCTGATCAAAACAGCCGCAACAGAACAGGATCGTGATGAGTTGCGCCGGCAATATCATTTTTTGTCCGAAAAGGATCCATCCATTCAGTGGCTTGAGCCGGAGGAAGTGCCGGAGATTGAACCTTGTATGACGTCCCGAACTGCCGGTGCGATTCTTCTGGAAAAAGACCATCAAGTAAAAGCACCCTTACTCGCACAGGCCTTTTTGAAAGCAGCAATACATGCCGGTGCCCATGTATATGAAGAAGCGCAGGCTGTTCGTCTGCTGATTCAGCAAGATCGGATAGTGGGGATTGATACATCAATCGGCTCGTTTTATGCAACTCAAGTGACGGTTGCGGCCGGTGCCTGGAGCAGCCATCTGTTAGCTGACACCGGCTTTTCCTTGCCCGTCATTCCTGTAAAAGGCGAATGCTTGTCGATCCGATTGGCCGGCCCTGCACCTGTCAAAACGGTTTTTGCGGCAGACGGCTGTTATATTGTGCCAAAACGAAATAAGGAAATGCTTATTGGCGCAACGTCTATTCCCGATTCCTTTGATACATCAGTAACGGTCCGCGGTATTCTTTCTCTATTACAGCGGGCTTCCCGCCTATTGCCTGTGCTCAGTGATGGAGAAATCCACCGGACATGGGCAGGGGTACGTCCTCAGGCAGCAGACCATCTGCCGGTCATGGGGGCTCATCCATTCATCGGCGGGCTGAATATATGTACGGGTCATTACCGGAACGGCATTTTGCTTAGCCCGATTACAGGTATATTAATGAAGGATTACGTGAACGGCTGTCAGGAGACACACAAGCAGCTTACTCCTTTTGCGCCGGCACGGTTTTGGTGCCAGGTGCCCGTGAAATTCTGA
- the thiC gene encoding phosphomethylpyrimidine synthase ThiC, whose amino-acid sequence MQEKKEEIFIHKCFPASRKIYVQGSRPDILVPMREIELSPTVTEQGEVANEPFRVYDSSGKYTEAGYQADIKKGLPTIKTNWIVERNDAEEYEGRQVKPQDNGYRSMEQMQNDAVFPVWKRKPLRAKRGMNVTQMHYARKGIITPEMEFIALREQVTPELVRDEVASGRAIIPSNINHPEAEPMIIGSKFHVKINANIGNSAVSSSIAEEVEKMTWATRWGADTIMDLSTGKNIHTTREWIIRNSPVPVGTVPLYQALEKVNGKVEDLSWEIFRDTLIEQAEQGVSYFTIHAGVLLRYIPMTIHRMTGIVSRGGSIMSQWCMLHHKENFLYTHFEDICEIMKQYDIAFSLGDGLRPGSIADANDEAQFAELETLGELTKIAWTHDVQVMVEGPGHVPMHLIKENVDKQMEICQEAPFYTLGPLTTDIAPAYDHITSAIGAAMIGWFGTAMLCYVTPKEHLGLPNKDDVREGVIAYKIAAHAADLAKGHPNAHKRDDALSKARIEFRWRDQFNLSLDPERAMEYHDETLPAEGAKVAHFCSMCGPKFCSMRISHDIRKYADENSLEEKLAIESGMKEKAEQFKKSGAGIYL is encoded by the coding sequence ATGCAAGAGAAGAAAGAAGAAATCTTTATCCACAAATGTTTCCCGGCAAGCAGAAAGATTTACGTACAAGGAAGCCGGCCAGACATACTCGTGCCGATGCGCGAAATTGAGCTGTCACCAACTGTAACGGAGCAAGGTGAAGTAGCGAACGAACCTTTCCGTGTCTATGATTCAAGCGGTAAATATACGGAAGCCGGTTATCAGGCAGACATCAAAAAAGGCCTTCCCACTATCAAAACGAATTGGATCGTTGAACGAAATGACGCAGAAGAGTATGAAGGCAGGCAAGTGAAACCACAGGATAATGGGTATCGGTCAATGGAACAAATGCAAAATGATGCCGTATTTCCAGTGTGGAAACGTAAACCATTGCGGGCAAAACGCGGCATGAATGTTACACAAATGCATTATGCGCGCAAAGGAATCATTACACCTGAAATGGAGTTCATCGCACTCCGGGAACAGGTAACGCCTGAACTTGTTCGGGATGAAGTAGCGAGCGGCCGGGCAATTATCCCTTCCAATATTAACCACCCGGAAGCGGAACCGATGATTATCGGAAGTAAATTCCATGTGAAAATCAACGCAAATATCGGAAATTCTGCTGTCTCCTCATCAATTGCTGAAGAAGTGGAAAAGATGACGTGGGCTACACGCTGGGGTGCCGACACTATCATGGACTTGTCGACTGGAAAGAACATCCACACAACCCGTGAATGGATCATCCGCAACTCCCCTGTCCCAGTAGGAACGGTTCCGTTGTATCAGGCGCTGGAAAAAGTAAACGGCAAAGTGGAGGATCTTTCATGGGAGATATTCCGTGACACATTGATTGAGCAGGCAGAGCAAGGTGTCAGCTACTTTACAATTCATGCGGGCGTTCTGCTCCGGTATATTCCAATGACGATTCACCGTATGACGGGAATTGTCTCACGGGGCGGTTCGATAATGTCCCAGTGGTGCATGCTGCATCATAAAGAAAACTTTTTGTACACACATTTTGAAGATATATGTGAAATTATGAAACAGTATGATATTGCGTTTTCATTAGGAGATGGATTACGTCCAGGCTCAATCGCTGATGCCAATGATGAGGCCCAATTCGCTGAACTTGAAACACTTGGAGAACTAACGAAAATTGCTTGGACCCATGATGTGCAAGTTATGGTAGAAGGCCCCGGACATGTGCCGATGCATTTGATTAAGGAAAACGTAGATAAGCAAATGGAGATATGCCAAGAAGCACCATTTTATACACTCGGCCCTTTGACGACAGATATTGCTCCCGCCTATGACCACATCACATCTGCTATTGGTGCGGCTATGATCGGCTGGTTCGGAACAGCGATGTTATGCTATGTGACGCCTAAAGAGCATCTTGGCCTGCCAAATAAAGATGATGTGCGTGAAGGCGTCATTGCTTATAAAATTGCAGCACATGCAGCTGATTTGGCAAAAGGCCACCCGAATGCACACAAACGGGATGACGCATTGTCAAAAGCCCGTATTGAATTCCGATGGAGAGATCAATTTAATTTGAGTCTGGATCCTGAACGCGCGATGGAATACCATGATGAAACATTGCCCGCTGAAGGCGCGAAAGTCGCTCACTTCTGTTCCATGTGCGGTCCAAAATTCTGCAGTATGCGAATTTCACATGATATTAGAAAATACGCCGATGAAAACAGTTTAGAAGAGAAGCTTGCCATTGAAAGCGGGATGAAAGAGAAAGCCGAACAATTTAAAAAATCCGGTGCTGGAATCTACCTATAA